From Natronocella acetinitrilica, a single genomic window includes:
- a CDS encoding flagellar hook assembly protein FlgD, with amino-acid sequence MFDALTAGNGVGSGTQPKDAVGKGNDELGQDDFLKLMITQFQNQDPFQPMESGEFLGQLAHFTSANGITELQKSFDKFAASMTTDQGLRAASLVGRDVLVESNRGALREGESMGGAVKNLSGVDNVTVRIENAAGELVRELPLGAASGSQASFNWDGTNNRGVRMPPGEYRISAQGTRNGESISLGVLSGARVNSVTLGQGGQSPMLSLDGVGDKPLSDVRQIQ; translated from the coding sequence ATGTTTGACGCATTGACCGCCGGAAATGGTGTGGGCAGTGGGACGCAACCCAAGGACGCCGTGGGCAAGGGCAACGACGAGCTGGGTCAGGACGATTTTCTCAAGCTGATGATCACCCAGTTCCAGAACCAGGATCCGTTCCAGCCCATGGAGAGCGGCGAATTCCTGGGTCAGCTTGCGCACTTCACCAGCGCCAACGGCATCACCGAACTGCAGAAGTCCTTCGACAAGTTCGCTGCATCCATGACCACGGATCAGGGCCTGCGGGCCGCGAGCCTGGTGGGGCGCGATGTGCTGGTCGAGAGCAACCGCGGTGCGCTGCGTGAAGGCGAGTCCATGGGCGGCGCCGTCAAGAACCTGTCGGGCGTCGATAACGTGACGGTGCGCATCGAGAACGCCGCCGGCGAACTGGTCCGGGAATTGCCGCTGGGTGCGGCTTCCGGTTCGCAGGCGAGCTTCAACTGGGATGGCACCAATAACCGCGGTGTGCGCATGCCGCCGGGCGAATACCGCATCAGCGCCCAGGGCACCCGCAACGGTGAAAGCATCAGCCTGGGCGTGCTCTCCGGCGCACGGGTGAACAGCGTGACCCTGGGGCAGGGTGGGCAGAGCCCCATGCTCAGTCTTGACGGTGTCGGTGACAAGCCGCTCTCCGATGTTCGGCAAATTCAATAA
- the flgC gene encoding flagellar basal body rod protein FlgC: MSLFKVFDVAGSAMTAQSLRLNMTASNLANAETMAGTPEAAYKARHPVFSATLQAVRGNDGNTVGVRVRDVIESEAPNKALHMPDHPEADENGYVYRSNVNTVEELVNMISASRSYQNNVEVMTTSRDLLLQTLQLGR; the protein is encoded by the coding sequence ATGTCTCTGTTCAAGGTGTTTGACGTTGCAGGGTCAGCCATGACGGCGCAGTCCCTGCGTCTGAACATGACCGCCAGCAACCTGGCCAATGCCGAGACCATGGCCGGCACGCCGGAGGCCGCCTACAAGGCGCGGCATCCCGTGTTCTCGGCCACGCTGCAGGCGGTGCGCGGCAACGATGGCAATACCGTTGGCGTGCGGGTGCGGGATGTCATCGAGAGCGAGGCGCCGAACAAGGCACTGCACATGCCCGATCACCCCGAGGCGGACGAGAACGGTTACGTGTACCGCTCCAACGTCAACACGGTGGAAGAGCTGGTCAACATGATCTCGGCCTCCCGCTCCTACCAGAACAACGTGGAGGTGATGACCACCTCCCGCGATTTGCTGCTGCAGACCCTGCAGCTTGGCCGGTAG
- the flgB gene encoding flagellar basal body rod protein FlgB: protein MSISLDKAMGLHAAALKLRGERHQVLSQNLANADTPNYKARDFDFQAALRAAEGSQRGGQLQMATTHGNHLRAQAGGNASMELLYRQPYSPSLDGNTVESNVEQAQFAENAVGYQASLNFLGDRITGLIGAIRGE, encoded by the coding sequence ATGAGCATATCTCTGGACAAGGCAATGGGTCTGCACGCGGCGGCGCTGAAGCTGCGCGGTGAGCGCCACCAGGTGCTGTCGCAGAACCTGGCCAATGCGGACACCCCGAACTACAAGGCGCGGGATTTCGATTTCCAGGCCGCGCTGCGGGCGGCAGAAGGCTCGCAGCGCGGTGGGCAACTGCAGATGGCGACCACCCACGGCAATCATCTGCGCGCGCAAGCCGGCGGCAACGCCTCCATGGAACTGCTCTACCGCCAGCCCTACAGCCCATCGCTGGATGGAAACACGGTGGAGAGCAACGTGGAGCAGGCCCAGTTCGCGGAGAACGCGGTGGGATATCAGGCCAGTCTGAATTTTCTCGGTGATCGCATCACCGGTCTTATCGGCGCGATTCGAGGGGAGTAG
- a CDS encoding CheR family methyltransferase → MSAGRQIDPDHYQAFRGFLEQSCGIVLGDNKQYLVSSRLGQLMVREGIANLGELVRQVQSNRAGGLRGRVIEAMTTNETQWFRDLYPFSILQERLFPEFVKAGKPRVRIWSAACSSGQEPYSISMALQEFIAAGQRLEAEIVGTDISPAMVAQARLARYGGSAISRGLSLERRKRFFQQVDDDTWEARPEIRGRVKVQSHNLLESFTSLGRFDLIFCRNVLIYFSAQSREDILRRMCQQLSPGGYLIVGASESLARHADDLEMVRSHGGVLYRLRNKVTERR, encoded by the coding sequence TTGTCTGCAGGCAGGCAAATTGATCCGGACCATTACCAGGCCTTCCGGGGTTTTCTGGAGCAATCCTGCGGGATCGTTCTGGGTGACAACAAGCAGTACCTGGTATCGAGTCGCCTGGGCCAGTTGATGGTTCGGGAGGGGATCGCCAACCTTGGTGAACTGGTGCGGCAGGTGCAGAGCAATCGCGCCGGCGGCCTGCGTGGCCGTGTAATCGAGGCCATGACCACCAACGAAACCCAGTGGTTTCGTGATCTCTACCCGTTTTCCATTCTGCAGGAGCGGCTGTTTCCCGAGTTCGTCAAGGCTGGAAAACCCCGCGTCCGGATCTGGTCTGCCGCCTGTTCCTCCGGGCAGGAGCCTTATTCCATCAGCATGGCGCTGCAGGAATTCATTGCCGCCGGGCAGCGTCTGGAGGCAGAAATCGTTGGCACCGATATCTCTCCCGCCATGGTCGCCCAGGCGCGTCTTGCCCGCTATGGCGGCAGTGCCATCAGCCGTGGGCTGTCCCTTGAGCGGCGCAAACGTTTCTTCCAGCAGGTCGACGACGATACCTGGGAGGCACGGCCCGAGATCCGCGGCAGGGTGAAGGTTCAGAGCCACAATCTGCTCGAGAGCTTCACGAGTCTTGGCCGTTTCGACCTGATCTTCTGCCGCAACGTCCTGATCTATTTCTCGGCGCAATCCCGCGAGGATATCCTGCGGCGGATGTGCCAGCAGCTGTCACCGGGCGGCTACCTGATTGTTGGTGCTTCGGAGTCATTGGCCCGGCATGCCGATGATCTGGAGATGGTGCGCAGCCACGGCGGCGTACTCTACCGCTTGCGCAACAAGGTGACTGAGCGTCGTTAG
- a CDS encoding chemotaxis protein — protein sequence MASIIETVDQRTNLVGQNRLELLLFNLNGAQIFGINVFKVCEVIRTPKLIRMPHAHPAVAGVAHIRGKTIAVLDLSLATTGKPVDSSGETSIIVTEYNRTTQGFVVRGVDRIVNLNWQDIMPPPSGASGSAYLTGVTRVDDRLVQIVDVEKVMAEVTRAERVAAASEQESRDDAIDRHVLVVDDSVVARKQVRDTLQQIGVQVSLAKNGEEALAMLDQWAGAPAGTPLESMLMVISDIEMPRMDGYTLTSEIRKRDNLKHLHVLLHTSLSGVFNGNMVKRVGADDFLAKFAADELSKKVTERLDAA from the coding sequence ATGGCCAGCATCATAGAAACGGTGGACCAGCGAACCAATCTGGTCGGCCAGAACCGGCTGGAGTTGCTGCTGTTCAACCTGAACGGTGCACAGATCTTCGGAATCAACGTGTTCAAGGTGTGTGAGGTCATTCGCACGCCCAAGCTGATCCGCATGCCGCATGCCCATCCGGCGGTGGCCGGGGTCGCCCATATTCGCGGCAAGACCATTGCCGTGCTCGATCTGAGCCTGGCAACCACCGGCAAGCCGGTGGATTCCAGCGGTGAAACCTCGATTATCGTCACCGAGTACAACCGCACGACCCAGGGGTTCGTCGTCCGTGGCGTTGATCGCATCGTTAACCTGAACTGGCAGGACATCATGCCGCCGCCCAGCGGTGCCTCCGGCTCGGCCTACCTTACCGGCGTGACGCGGGTAGATGACCGACTGGTGCAGATCGTGGATGTGGAAAAGGTGATGGCCGAAGTCACCAGGGCGGAGCGCGTCGCAGCCGCGAGTGAACAGGAGTCCAGGGACGACGCCATCGACCGTCACGTACTTGTGGTGGATGACTCCGTTGTTGCGCGCAAACAGGTGCGGGATACCCTGCAGCAGATCGGCGTGCAGGTGAGCCTGGCCAAGAATGGTGAAGAGGCGCTCGCAATGCTGGATCAATGGGCGGGTGCGCCGGCGGGAACGCCCCTCGAGTCCATGCTGATGGTGATTTCCGATATCGAAATGCCGCGCATGGACGGCTATACGCTGACCTCCGAGATCCGCAAGCGGGACAATCTCAAGCACCTGCATGTGCTGCTGCACACCTCGCTCAGTGGTGTGTTCAACGGCAACATGGTGAAACGCGTTGGTGCCGACGACTTCCTCGCCAAGTTTGCCGCCGACGAGTTGTCAAAGAAGGTCACGGAACGCCTGGACGCAGCCTGA
- the flgA gene encoding flagellar basal body P-ring formation chaperone FlgA: MTELIRGRHDTTLTGVTTSSVGFPALGVIVLTLLLLTPLLAGAANGVQSLESIRDAARVYAEGQLLSPGQRGQVTIGRLDPRLRLRQCSLPLETFQHQTNRQGGRTTIGVRCADQAPWTIYVSAQVDSFVEVYTVGRTLSRGERLREADLSLLEVNVGTLGHGYFTEADQVVGMELRRPARSGEVLTPAMITLPELVRRGQTVTVLASSGSAQVSMRGEAMEGGAMGDRIRVRNVQSQRVIEGEIIGDGRVRVRL; this comes from the coding sequence GTGACAGAGCTTATCCGTGGCAGGCACGACACAACGCTGACCGGCGTCACAACTTCGAGCGTCGGTTTTCCGGCACTGGGCGTCATCGTTCTGACGTTGCTGCTGCTGACGCCCCTTTTGGCCGGTGCGGCAAACGGTGTTCAGTCACTGGAGAGCATTCGCGATGCCGCCCGCGTTTACGCAGAGGGGCAACTGCTCTCGCCCGGCCAACGCGGCCAGGTGACCATCGGGCGACTCGACCCGCGTTTGCGGCTACGCCAGTGCAGCCTGCCGCTGGAGACCTTTCAGCACCAGACCAATCGCCAGGGTGGCCGCACCACCATCGGCGTGCGCTGCGCCGACCAGGCCCCATGGACGATCTACGTATCGGCCCAGGTGGACAGCTTTGTGGAGGTCTACACCGTTGGCCGCACGCTCAGCCGCGGCGAACGTCTGCGGGAAGCAGACCTGAGTCTGCTGGAGGTCAACGTCGGCACTTTGGGCCATGGCTATTTCACGGAGGCCGATCAGGTGGTGGGCATGGAGTTGCGGCGACCAGCCCGGTCCGGGGAGGTACTCACTCCAGCGATGATCACGCTCCCTGAACTGGTACGCCGCGGTCAGACCGTAACGGTGCTGGCCAGCAGTGGCTCCGCCCAGGTCAGCATGCGTGGCGAGGCGATGGAAGGTGGCGCGATGGGCGATCGTATTCGGGTACGAAACGTGCAGTCCCAGCGAGTGATCGAGGGCGAAATCATTGGAGATGGCCGTGTTAGAGTGCGGCTCTGA
- the flgM gene encoding flagellar biosynthesis anti-sigma factor FlgM, with protein MTNPINGGNQGVDRALAESLRNRQTSEVTNRPGSQATGDNAGSASAELTANQSERLQAIGAAIGQTPDVDMARVEAIRQSIADGNYPIDADAIAGRFIELEGLLER; from the coding sequence ATGACCAATCCAATTAACGGCGGAAACCAGGGCGTTGATCGGGCACTGGCCGAGAGCCTGCGCAATCGCCAGACCAGCGAAGTGACCAATCGACCTGGTAGCCAGGCGACGGGCGACAACGCTGGCTCGGCATCCGCCGAGCTCACGGCCAATCAGTCCGAGCGCTTGCAGGCCATTGGCGCCGCCATCGGGCAAACACCGGACGTGGACATGGCACGTGTGGAAGCCATTCGCCAGAGCATCGCCGATGGCAACTACCCCATCGACGCCGACGCCATTGCGGGGCGCTTTATCGAACTTGAAGGCCTGCTGGAGCGATAA
- a CDS encoding flagella synthesis protein FlgN, with protein MTATTSATLASLLTELLERSEHLQDALIEEQRCIAGRDLAALGAAVQRKMALLDDVQTLDAQRRAMVLAQGLPDTNSGMNELLSRSSDDAVQELWATLLRSLQQGQAMNEACGAIIRRSLEDNHRLLEVLRGEPMESDQAAYGPGGTQQPRSGRDLGSA; from the coding sequence GTGACGGCAACAACAAGCGCAACGCTGGCATCACTGCTGACGGAATTGCTGGAGCGCAGCGAACACCTGCAGGATGCCCTGATTGAGGAACAACGGTGCATCGCCGGTCGTGATCTTGCTGCGCTCGGCGCGGCCGTCCAGCGCAAGATGGCGCTACTGGATGATGTTCAGACGCTGGACGCGCAGCGCCGGGCGATGGTTCTCGCCCAGGGGCTGCCCGACACCAACTCCGGCATGAACGAACTGCTCTCGCGCAGTAGCGACGACGCGGTTCAGGAATTGTGGGCGACACTGCTCCGCAGCCTGCAACAAGGGCAGGCGATGAACGAAGCCTGTGGGGCAATCATCCGCCGCAGCCTGGAAGACAACCACCGGCTGCTGGAAGTCCTGCGCGGCGAGCCGATGGAAAGTGACCAGGCAGCTTACGGCCCCGGCGGCACCCAACAGCCACGATCCGGCCGAGATCTCGGCAGCGCCTGA
- a CDS encoding MbcA/ParS/Xre antitoxin family protein gives MPDSGSKRLVRIARTRAMALDVYKDLDLAREFLRRPHHMFNGRSPLEVAAASEEGTKAVVETLGRLKYGSAS, from the coding sequence ATGCCGGACAGTGGGAGCAAACGCCTCGTCAGAATTGCCCGAACCCGGGCGATGGCGCTGGACGTCTACAAGGATCTGGATTTAGCGAGGGAGTTCCTGCGGCGGCCCCACCATATGTTCAATGGGCGCTCTCCGCTGGAGGTGGCTGCAGCCAGTGAGGAGGGTACCAAAGCCGTAGTGGAGACGCTTGGTCGGCTAAAGTACGGCTCGGCCTCCTGA
- a CDS encoding S-methyl-5'-thioadenosine phosphorylase: protein MDSVLGIVGGSGLYDLPGLHNARWERIDSAWGEVSDDILFAEIDGLPIRFLPRHGLAPSEINYRANIDALKRTGVTDLVSFSACGSLDERLAPGHFVLVDQFIDQTRDRPRSFFGNGCVAHVSMAEPVSPTLAGYVQQALEREAVAHTRGGTYVVIEGPQFSSRAESLLYRSWGCHVIGMTNMPEARLAREAELSYTTVAMVTDYDCWRENHAAVDVESVLAVMKDNTSRAQVVIQGLAAVFPRRHPPCSVGSDRALEGAIVTPPGHRDLELMQRLDTITGRVLGESLENND from the coding sequence GTGGATTCGGTACTGGGAATTGTCGGCGGCAGCGGGCTCTACGATCTGCCTGGTCTGCATAATGCCCGGTGGGAGCGCATCGACAGCGCATGGGGGGAGGTGTCGGACGACATCCTGTTTGCCGAGATTGATGGCTTGCCCATTCGGTTCCTGCCGCGCCATGGCCTGGCCCCATCTGAGATCAACTACCGCGCGAACATTGATGCCCTGAAAAGGACTGGTGTCACCGATCTGGTGTCATTCTCCGCGTGCGGTTCGTTGGATGAGCGCCTCGCGCCTGGACACTTCGTCCTGGTGGACCAGTTCATCGATCAGACGCGCGACCGCCCTCGAAGTTTTTTCGGAAACGGCTGCGTGGCGCATGTATCCATGGCCGAGCCAGTCAGCCCGACTCTGGCCGGCTATGTTCAACAAGCCTTAGAGCGGGAGGCCGTGGCTCATACGCGGGGCGGCACATATGTCGTAATCGAGGGCCCGCAGTTCTCTTCCCGGGCCGAGTCCCTGCTTTACCGCTCATGGGGGTGCCACGTTATCGGGATGACGAACATGCCCGAGGCGCGGTTAGCCCGGGAGGCAGAACTGTCTTACACCACCGTAGCGATGGTGACTGACTACGACTGCTGGCGCGAGAACCACGCGGCAGTGGACGTGGAGAGCGTACTCGCGGTGATGAAGGACAACACCTCCCGCGCCCAGGTCGTCATCCAGGGCCTCGCAGCCGTGTTCCCGCGTCGCCATCCGCCTTGTTCGGTTGGCTCCGACCGTGCACTTGAGGGTGCCATCGTTACCCCGCCAGGACACCGTGACCTCGAGCTGATGCAAAGGCTCGATACGATCACGGGCCGGGTCTTGGGGGAGTCGCTGGAGAACAACGATTAG